The following coding sequences lie in one Candidatus Methylomirabilis lanthanidiphila genomic window:
- a CDS encoding toxin HicA — translation MTRYDALLSRILRGDSDAAIPFNSLRYLLRRFEFDERIRGDHYIFTKENVVEILNLQPRGRYAKPYQVRQVRGVLVKYRLAGGEHAK, via the coding sequence ATGACTAGGTACGATGCGCTGCTCTCTCGGATTCTACGCGGCGATTCCGACGCGGCGATCCCGTTCAATAGCTTACGGTACTTGCTCCGACGCTTTGAGTTCGATGAGCGCATTCGGGGTGACCACTACATCTTTACGAAAGAGAATGTGGTGGAGATCTTAAACCTACAACCCAGAGGGCGCTACGCGAAACCGTATCAGGTTCGACAGGTGCGTGGCGTGCTGGTAAAGTATCGACTGGCTGGAGGCGAGCATGCGAAGTAA
- a CDS encoding YcfA-like protein, whose product MAVKVKELIALIEADGWFRVRMKGSHRQFHHPTKPGTVTVSGKPSVDIPPGTLHHALKQARPRKYGVAMRYLVVVEKGPTSFGAYVPDLPGCVAAGESKGEVLALIREAIEFHLEGLKADGQPIPEPSSSGELIEVEAAA is encoded by the coding sequence GTGGCTGTGAAAGTCAAAGAGCTCATCGCCCTGATCGAGGCTGACGGGTGGTTTCGAGTTCGAATGAAAGGCAGCCACCGGCAATTTCATCACCCGACTAAGCCTGGGACTGTAACGGTCTCCGGAAAGCCGAGCGTGGACATTCCTCCCGGCACGCTGCATCACGCGTTAAAACAGGCGAGGCCTAGGAAGTACGGAGTCGCCATGCGCTATCTCGTCGTCGTTGAAAAAGGCCCTACGTCATTCGGAGCTTATGTTCCGGATCTGCCGGGTTGTGTTGCCGCCGGTGAATCGAAGGGCGAGGTGTTGGCCTTGATTCGGGAGGCAATCGAATTTCACCTGGAGGGCTTGAAGGCAGACGGACAACCTATCCCGGAGCCTTCTTCATCCGGCGAACTCATCGAAGTCGAAGCCGCCGCATGA